Proteins from one Neodiprion fabricii isolate iyNeoFabr1 chromosome 5, iyNeoFabr1.1, whole genome shotgun sequence genomic window:
- the LOC124183730 gene encoding protein ECT2 isoform X6 has protein sequence MYTQSMLGTIVVFTGFRKKEELTRLINMIHNMGGSIRKDMGNKVTHLIANCCGGDKYRYAITFRIPIMSSDWVLELWNARDDVASSSSNDKLIADYKLKPFFGAKVCFFGFPDDEKTHMYEVLQQQGGEPAEIDDPNCTHVVVDESNVNSLPDLASVRAHIVKAEWFWTSVQNEGAAYEKDYLFEDYLESVMSPMAMARRDSQAATPRTASTKRKRKRMAETLCSLVQNGADSPAVHKRRSSISDAGHLSVSGSFLDCTSSPDKQLDAIPEVEAVSTEAGRKNLSPRHQVFLELVTTESNYVGILSTIMTLFKEPLEDLIEMSGELLNSTEAKIIFGNFPPIYEVHKKMLEELRYNASHWAEDVSIGNIFLKYAPDLVKAYPPYVNFFENTKEMLDQCDQNKPRFHAFLKICQTKPECGRQSLKELLIKPVQRLPSISLLLNDILKHTSKSNPDHSALELSISSIKEVMTYINEDKRKTEGQLVMFDIFNDIDNCPAHLVSSHRSFIGKCEVMELGEGLSGRGDHLVLFLFTDTLEICKKRSKAFNSLKSPKEANGLHPTKLSQGKPYKHIRMLSLSTIKKVVDIRETDECQKVFALMVRSNQELKEKLFSFTITDEEVNKTNYLRTLCRQMANSVCKADADTFLISLDSHQLEIDTSDVALGTLSKAFKSLFHNFYLEYMDPYVFLLNSMCETTLHVPLPFASRTRMKVGRAFSFNKTPSKLKRAMSTMMSPFGSTNSLTPASQQLAQMRLASCNNINELGNGGSGSPTRDEVLVAPMSVQPTRKAKCSSLSMASLRRNCSEEVVQDKSEL, from the exons ATGTACACCCAATCGATGCTGGGAACGATTGTTGTTTTCACCGGTTttagaaaaaaggaagaattG ACCAGACTGATAAACATGATTCACAACATGGGTGGCAGCATAAGGAAGGATATGGGAAACAAAGTGACACACCTTATTGCCAATTGCTGTGGGGGAGACAAATACAGGTATGCCATTACCTTTAGGATTCCAATTATGTCCTCGGATTGGGTGCTTGAACTTTGGAATGCGAGGGACGACGTTGCGAGCAGCAGTTCCAACGACAAACTG ATCGCAGATTACAAACTTAAGCCATTCTTTGGAGCAAAGGTGTGTTTCTTCGGTTTTCCCGACGACGAAAAGACGCACATGTACGAAGTGCTTCAGCAACAAGGCGGGGAACCGGCTGAAATCGACGATCCAAACTGCACGCATGTG GTCGTCGATGAATCCAACGTCAATTCGCTGCCTGACTTGGCCTCTGTGAGAGCCCACATAGTAAAGGCTGAATGGTTTTGGACCTCGGTCCAAAATGAAGGCGCCGCATATGAGAAAGATTACCTCTTCGAAGAT TATTTGGAGTCTGTAATGTCCCCGATGGCGATGGCGAGGAGGGACAGTCAGGCAGCAACGCCTAGAACCGCTTCGACGAAAAGAAAGCGCAAGAGAATGGCCGAAACTTTATGTAGTCTGGTACAAAACGGTGCTGATTCGCCGGCAGTTCATAAACGACGGTCGAGTATCAGTGACGCTGGTCATCTCAGCGTAAGCGGCAGCTTTCTTGACTGCACTTCGAGTCCCGACAAACAATTGGATG CAATTCCAGAGGTTGAAGCGGTGAGCACAGAAGCGGGAAGGAAAAATCTCTCGCCTAGGCATCAAGTTTTCCTTGAGCTAGTTACAACGGAGTCAAACTACGTGGGAATCCTCAGTACGATTATGACG CTGTTCAAAGAACCGCTTGAGGACTTGATAGAAATGAGCGGCGAATTGTTGAACAGCACCGAAGCGAAGATAATATTTGGCAACTTTCCACCGATTTACGAAGTGCATAAAAAGATGCTCGAGGAGCTCAGGTATAACGCTTCTCACTGGGCGGAAGACGTCAGCATAgggaatatatttttaaagtaCGCGCCTGACTTGGTCAAGGCATATCCGCCGTACGTTAATTTCTTCGAGAATACAAAGGAAATGCTCGATCAATGCGATCAGAACAAACCGCGCTTTCACGCCTTCCTCAAAATATGCCAAACCAAGCCCGAATGTGGCAGGCAGAGCCTTAAGGAACTTCTTATCAAGCCTGTTCAGAGGCTACCCAGTATTAGCTTATTGTTAAACG ATATTCTTAAGCACACAAGTAAAAGCAATCCTGACCACAGTGCGTTGGAATTGTCGATAAGTAGTATAAAAGAAGTAATGACTTATATAAACGAGGACAAGAGAAAAACGGAAGGGCAATTAGTGATGTTTGACATATTTAACGACATTGATAATTGCCCAGCTCATTTAGTATCTTCACATCGTTCTTTCATTGGCAAATGCGAAGTGATGGAATTGGGCGAAGGTTTGAGCGGGCGAGGCGATCATCTCGTCCTGTTCCTCTTCACCGACACTTTGGAAATATGCAAGAAACGCTCAAAAGCTTTCAATTCCCTGAAAAGTCCGAAGGAAGCCAATGGTCTTCATCCCACTAAACTTAGCCAAGGAAAACCGTACAAACATATAAGAATGCTCTCCCTTAGCACGATAAAAAAGGTCGTCGATATTCGCGAAACTGACG AATGTCAGAAGGTGTTCGCGCTGATGGTGAGAAGTAATCAAGAGTTGAaggagaaattattttcatttacgatAACTGACGAGGAAGTAAATAAAACTAATTATCTCAGAACACTCTGCCGGCAAATGGCTAATTCCGTTTGCAAAGCAGACGCA gaCACATTTTTAATCAGTTTGGATTCTCATCAGCTTGAAATTGACACGAGCGACGTAGCCTTAGGAACTTTAAGTAAAGCATTTAA GAGCCTATTTCATAACTTTTACCTGGAGTATATGGACCCGTATGTGTTCCTACTCAATAGCATGTGTGAAACCACGTTACATGTCCCACTGCC GTTTGCTTCACGTACAAGGATGAAAGTCGGAAGGGCATTTAGCTTTAACAAAACGCCGAGTAAATTGAAGAGGGCAATGTCGACGATGATGTCGCCGTTTGGATCGACCAACAGTCTCACGCCTGCCAGCCAACAACTTGCCCAGATGCGGTTAGCCAGCTGTAATAACATTAAC gAATTGGGTAACGGCGGATCAGGATCGCCGACGAGAGACGAAGTATTGGTAGCTCCTATGTCTGTGCAACCCACGAGAAAGGCGAAATGCAGTTCGCTCAGCATGGCGTCGTTGAGAAG AAACTGTTCAGAGGAAGTTGTTCAGGACAAGTCCGAGCTCTGA
- the LOC124183730 gene encoding protein ECT2 isoform X10 — MFGIKFYSGLFESKSCLRNGAAKCTSSVPSAFSYSNDLKNRVNGAGEKTKRDHEKPDNSVVDESNVNSLPDLASVRAHIVKAEWFWTSVQNEGAAYEKDYLFEDYLESVMSPMAMARRDSQAATPRTASTKRKRKRMAETLCSLVQNGADSPAVHKRRSSISDAGHLSVSGSFLDCTSSPDKQLDAIPEVEAVSTEAGRKNLSPRHQVFLELVTTESNYVGILSTIMTLFKEPLEDLIEMSGELLNSTEAKIIFGNFPPIYEVHKKMLEELRYNASHWAEDVSIGNIFLKYAPDLVKAYPPYVNFFENTKEMLDQCDQNKPRFHAFLKICQTKPECGRQSLKELLIKPVQRLPSISLLLNDILKHTSKSNPDHSALELSISSIKEVMTYINEDKRKTEGQLVMFDIFNDIDNCPAHLVSSHRSFIGKCEVMELGEGLSGRGDHLVLFLFTDTLEICKKRSKAFNSLKSPKEANGLHPTKLSQGKPYKHIRMLSLSTIKKVVDIRETDECQKVFALMVRSNQELKEKLFSFTITDEEVNKTNYLRTLCRQMANSVCKADADTFLISLDSHQLEIDTSDVALGTLSKAFKSLFHNFYLEYMDPYVFLLNSMCETTLHVPLPFASRTRMKVGRAFSFNKTPSKLKRAMSTMMSPFGSTNSLTPASQQLAQMRLASCNNINELGNGGSGSPTRDEVLVAPMSVQPTRKAKCSSLSMASLRRNCSEEVVQDKSEL, encoded by the exons ATGTTTGGCATAAAATTCTATTCTGGTCTATTTGAATCAAAATCATGTCTGCGAAATGGGGCTGCGAAATGTACAAGCTCGGTTCCATCAGCATTCAGCTATTCAAATGACCTTAAAAATCGGGTAAACGGAGCTGGCGAAAAAACGAAGAGGGATCACGAGAAGCCAGACAATTCG GTCGTCGATGAATCCAACGTCAATTCGCTGCCTGACTTGGCCTCTGTGAGAGCCCACATAGTAAAGGCTGAATGGTTTTGGACCTCGGTCCAAAATGAAGGCGCCGCATATGAGAAAGATTACCTCTTCGAAGAT TATTTGGAGTCTGTAATGTCCCCGATGGCGATGGCGAGGAGGGACAGTCAGGCAGCAACGCCTAGAACCGCTTCGACGAAAAGAAAGCGCAAGAGAATGGCCGAAACTTTATGTAGTCTGGTACAAAACGGTGCTGATTCGCCGGCAGTTCATAAACGACGGTCGAGTATCAGTGACGCTGGTCATCTCAGCGTAAGCGGCAGCTTTCTTGACTGCACTTCGAGTCCCGACAAACAATTGGATG CAATTCCAGAGGTTGAAGCGGTGAGCACAGAAGCGGGAAGGAAAAATCTCTCGCCTAGGCATCAAGTTTTCCTTGAGCTAGTTACAACGGAGTCAAACTACGTGGGAATCCTCAGTACGATTATGACG CTGTTCAAAGAACCGCTTGAGGACTTGATAGAAATGAGCGGCGAATTGTTGAACAGCACCGAAGCGAAGATAATATTTGGCAACTTTCCACCGATTTACGAAGTGCATAAAAAGATGCTCGAGGAGCTCAGGTATAACGCTTCTCACTGGGCGGAAGACGTCAGCATAgggaatatatttttaaagtaCGCGCCTGACTTGGTCAAGGCATATCCGCCGTACGTTAATTTCTTCGAGAATACAAAGGAAATGCTCGATCAATGCGATCAGAACAAACCGCGCTTTCACGCCTTCCTCAAAATATGCCAAACCAAGCCCGAATGTGGCAGGCAGAGCCTTAAGGAACTTCTTATCAAGCCTGTTCAGAGGCTACCCAGTATTAGCTTATTGTTAAACG ATATTCTTAAGCACACAAGTAAAAGCAATCCTGACCACAGTGCGTTGGAATTGTCGATAAGTAGTATAAAAGAAGTAATGACTTATATAAACGAGGACAAGAGAAAAACGGAAGGGCAATTAGTGATGTTTGACATATTTAACGACATTGATAATTGCCCAGCTCATTTAGTATCTTCACATCGTTCTTTCATTGGCAAATGCGAAGTGATGGAATTGGGCGAAGGTTTGAGCGGGCGAGGCGATCATCTCGTCCTGTTCCTCTTCACCGACACTTTGGAAATATGCAAGAAACGCTCAAAAGCTTTCAATTCCCTGAAAAGTCCGAAGGAAGCCAATGGTCTTCATCCCACTAAACTTAGCCAAGGAAAACCGTACAAACATATAAGAATGCTCTCCCTTAGCACGATAAAAAAGGTCGTCGATATTCGCGAAACTGACG AATGTCAGAAGGTGTTCGCGCTGATGGTGAGAAGTAATCAAGAGTTGAaggagaaattattttcatttacgatAACTGACGAGGAAGTAAATAAAACTAATTATCTCAGAACACTCTGCCGGCAAATGGCTAATTCCGTTTGCAAAGCAGACGCA gaCACATTTTTAATCAGTTTGGATTCTCATCAGCTTGAAATTGACACGAGCGACGTAGCCTTAGGAACTTTAAGTAAAGCATTTAA GAGCCTATTTCATAACTTTTACCTGGAGTATATGGACCCGTATGTGTTCCTACTCAATAGCATGTGTGAAACCACGTTACATGTCCCACTGCC GTTTGCTTCACGTACAAGGATGAAAGTCGGAAGGGCATTTAGCTTTAACAAAACGCCGAGTAAATTGAAGAGGGCAATGTCGACGATGATGTCGCCGTTTGGATCGACCAACAGTCTCACGCCTGCCAGCCAACAACTTGCCCAGATGCGGTTAGCCAGCTGTAATAACATTAAC gAATTGGGTAACGGCGGATCAGGATCGCCGACGAGAGACGAAGTATTGGTAGCTCCTATGTCTGTGCAACCCACGAGAAAGGCGAAATGCAGTTCGCTCAGCATGGCGTCGTTGAGAAG AAACTGTTCAGAGGAAGTTGTTCAGGACAAGTCCGAGCTCTGA
- the LOC124183730 gene encoding protein ECT2 isoform X4 produces MEEQSVHSSTSDINSEEAAATEPLIIPRKKRICLVGSTGEDPALGAAAQQFSVPVLKSEQGTEYVEDTTYCTYYILSKFEGADYDTLHKTAHRILGPTALLQLAEKKESLPSINRPMYTQSMLGTIVVFTGFRKKEELTRLINMIHNMGGSIRKDMGNKVTHLIANCCGGDKYRYAITFRIPIMSSDWVLELWNARDDVASSSSNDKLIADYKLKPFFGAKVCFFGFPDDEKTHMYEVLQQQGGEPAEIDDPNCTHVVVDESNVNSLPDLASVRAHIVKAEWFWTSVQNEGAAYEKDYLFEDYLESVMSPMAMARRDSQAATPRTASTKRKRKRMAETLCSLVQNGADSPAVHKRRSSISDAGHLSVSGSFLDCTSSPDKQLDAIPEVEAVSTEAGRKNLSPRHQVFLELVTTESNYVGILSTIMTLFKEPLEDLIEMSGELLNSTEAKIIFGNFPPIYEVHKKMLEELRYNASHWAEDVSIGNIFLKYAPDLVKAYPPYVNFFENTKEMLDQCDQNKPRFHAFLKICQTKPECGRQSLKELLIKPVQRLPSISLLLNDILKHTSKSNPDHSALELSISSIKEVMTYINEDKRKTEGQLVMFDIFNDIDNCPAHLVSSHRSFIGKCEVMELGEGLSGRGDHLVLFLFTDTLEICKKRSKAFNSLKSPKEANGLHPTKLSQGKPYKHIRMLSLSTIKKVVDIRETDECQKVFALMVRSNQELKEKLFSFTITDEEVNKTNYLRTLCRQMANSVCKADADTFLISLDSHQLEIDTSDVALGTLSKAFKFASRTRMKVGRAFSFNKTPSKLKRAMSTMMSPFGSTNSLTPASQQLAQMRLASCNNINELGNGGSGSPTRDEVLVAPMSVQPTRKAKCSSLSMASLRRNCSEEVVQDKSEL; encoded by the exons ATGGAAGAGCAAAGCGTGCACAGCAGTACCAGTGATATAAATAGTGAAGAGGCGGCCGCCACCGAAC CTCTGATCATACcgagaaaaaaacgaatatgTCTCGTCGGAAGTACAGGAGAAGATCCGGCCCTTGGAGCTGCTGCTCAACAGTTCAGCGTTCCTGTACTGAAGTCAGAACAAGGGACGGAGTACGTCGAAGACACAACTTACTGCACCTATTACATACTAAGCAAATTCGAGGGAGCAGATTACGACACTCTCCACAAAACAGCTCACAG AATACTAGGACCAACGGCGCTTCTCCAGCTGGCGGAGAAGAAAGAGTCCCTGCCGAGTATCAACAGGCCGATGTACACCCAATCGATGCTGGGAACGATTGTTGTTTTCACCGGTTttagaaaaaaggaagaattG ACCAGACTGATAAACATGATTCACAACATGGGTGGCAGCATAAGGAAGGATATGGGAAACAAAGTGACACACCTTATTGCCAATTGCTGTGGGGGAGACAAATACAGGTATGCCATTACCTTTAGGATTCCAATTATGTCCTCGGATTGGGTGCTTGAACTTTGGAATGCGAGGGACGACGTTGCGAGCAGCAGTTCCAACGACAAACTG ATCGCAGATTACAAACTTAAGCCATTCTTTGGAGCAAAGGTGTGTTTCTTCGGTTTTCCCGACGACGAAAAGACGCACATGTACGAAGTGCTTCAGCAACAAGGCGGGGAACCGGCTGAAATCGACGATCCAAACTGCACGCATGTG GTCGTCGATGAATCCAACGTCAATTCGCTGCCTGACTTGGCCTCTGTGAGAGCCCACATAGTAAAGGCTGAATGGTTTTGGACCTCGGTCCAAAATGAAGGCGCCGCATATGAGAAAGATTACCTCTTCGAAGAT TATTTGGAGTCTGTAATGTCCCCGATGGCGATGGCGAGGAGGGACAGTCAGGCAGCAACGCCTAGAACCGCTTCGACGAAAAGAAAGCGCAAGAGAATGGCCGAAACTTTATGTAGTCTGGTACAAAACGGTGCTGATTCGCCGGCAGTTCATAAACGACGGTCGAGTATCAGTGACGCTGGTCATCTCAGCGTAAGCGGCAGCTTTCTTGACTGCACTTCGAGTCCCGACAAACAATTGGATG CAATTCCAGAGGTTGAAGCGGTGAGCACAGAAGCGGGAAGGAAAAATCTCTCGCCTAGGCATCAAGTTTTCCTTGAGCTAGTTACAACGGAGTCAAACTACGTGGGAATCCTCAGTACGATTATGACG CTGTTCAAAGAACCGCTTGAGGACTTGATAGAAATGAGCGGCGAATTGTTGAACAGCACCGAAGCGAAGATAATATTTGGCAACTTTCCACCGATTTACGAAGTGCATAAAAAGATGCTCGAGGAGCTCAGGTATAACGCTTCTCACTGGGCGGAAGACGTCAGCATAgggaatatatttttaaagtaCGCGCCTGACTTGGTCAAGGCATATCCGCCGTACGTTAATTTCTTCGAGAATACAAAGGAAATGCTCGATCAATGCGATCAGAACAAACCGCGCTTTCACGCCTTCCTCAAAATATGCCAAACCAAGCCCGAATGTGGCAGGCAGAGCCTTAAGGAACTTCTTATCAAGCCTGTTCAGAGGCTACCCAGTATTAGCTTATTGTTAAACG ATATTCTTAAGCACACAAGTAAAAGCAATCCTGACCACAGTGCGTTGGAATTGTCGATAAGTAGTATAAAAGAAGTAATGACTTATATAAACGAGGACAAGAGAAAAACGGAAGGGCAATTAGTGATGTTTGACATATTTAACGACATTGATAATTGCCCAGCTCATTTAGTATCTTCACATCGTTCTTTCATTGGCAAATGCGAAGTGATGGAATTGGGCGAAGGTTTGAGCGGGCGAGGCGATCATCTCGTCCTGTTCCTCTTCACCGACACTTTGGAAATATGCAAGAAACGCTCAAAAGCTTTCAATTCCCTGAAAAGTCCGAAGGAAGCCAATGGTCTTCATCCCACTAAACTTAGCCAAGGAAAACCGTACAAACATATAAGAATGCTCTCCCTTAGCACGATAAAAAAGGTCGTCGATATTCGCGAAACTGACG AATGTCAGAAGGTGTTCGCGCTGATGGTGAGAAGTAATCAAGAGTTGAaggagaaattattttcatttacgatAACTGACGAGGAAGTAAATAAAACTAATTATCTCAGAACACTCTGCCGGCAAATGGCTAATTCCGTTTGCAAAGCAGACGCA gaCACATTTTTAATCAGTTTGGATTCTCATCAGCTTGAAATTGACACGAGCGACGTAGCCTTAGGAACTTTAAGTAAAGCATTTAA GTTTGCTTCACGTACAAGGATGAAAGTCGGAAGGGCATTTAGCTTTAACAAAACGCCGAGTAAATTGAAGAGGGCAATGTCGACGATGATGTCGCCGTTTGGATCGACCAACAGTCTCACGCCTGCCAGCCAACAACTTGCCCAGATGCGGTTAGCCAGCTGTAATAACATTAAC gAATTGGGTAACGGCGGATCAGGATCGCCGACGAGAGACGAAGTATTGGTAGCTCCTATGTCTGTGCAACCCACGAGAAAGGCGAAATGCAGTTCGCTCAGCATGGCGTCGTTGAGAAG AAACTGTTCAGAGGAAGTTGTTCAGGACAAGTCCGAGCTCTGA
- the LOC124183730 gene encoding protein ECT2 isoform X1 produces MEEQSVHSSTSDINSEEAAATEPLIIPRKKRICLVGSTGEDPALGAAAQQFSVPVLKSEQGTEYVEDTTYCTYYILSKFEGADYDTLHKTAHRILGPTALLQLAEKKESLPSINRPMYTQSMLGTIVVFTGFRKKEELTRLINMIHNMGGSIRKDMGNKVTHLIANCCGGDKYRYAITFRIPIMSSDWVLELWNARDDVASSSSNDKLIADYKLKPFFGAKVCFFGFPDDEKTHMYEVLQQQGGEPAEIDDPNCTHVVVDESNVNSLPDLASVRAHIVKAEWFWTSVQNEGAAYEKDYLFEDYLESVMSPMAMARRDSQAATPRTASTKRKRKRMAETLCSLVQNGADSPAVHKRRSSISDAGHLSVSGSFLDCTSSPDKQLDAIPEVEAVSTEAGRKNLSPRHQVFLELVTTESNYVGILSTIMTLFKEPLEDLIEMSGELLNSTEAKIIFGNFPPIYEVHKKMLEELRYNASHWAEDVSIGNIFLKYAPDLVKAYPPYVNFFENTKEMLDQCDQNKPRFHAFLKICQTKPECGRQSLKELLIKPVQRLPSISLLLNDILKHTSKSNPDHSALELSISSIKEVMTYINEDKRKTEGQLVMFDIFNDIDNCPAHLVSSHRSFIGKCEVMELGEGLSGRGDHLVLFLFTDTLEICKKRSKAFNSLKSPKEANGLHPTKLSQGKPYKHIRMLSLSTIKKVVDIRETDECQKVFALMVRSNQELKEKLFSFTITDEEVNKTNYLRTLCRQMANSVCKADADTFLISLDSHQLEIDTSDVALGTLSKAFKSLFHNFYLEYMDPYVFLLNSMCETTLHVPLPFASRTRMKVGRAFSFNKTPSKLKRAMSTMMSPFGSTNSLTPASQQLAQMRLASCNNINELGNGGSGSPTRDEVLVAPMSVQPTRKAKCSSLSMASLRRNCSEEVVQDKSEL; encoded by the exons ATGGAAGAGCAAAGCGTGCACAGCAGTACCAGTGATATAAATAGTGAAGAGGCGGCCGCCACCGAAC CTCTGATCATACcgagaaaaaaacgaatatgTCTCGTCGGAAGTACAGGAGAAGATCCGGCCCTTGGAGCTGCTGCTCAACAGTTCAGCGTTCCTGTACTGAAGTCAGAACAAGGGACGGAGTACGTCGAAGACACAACTTACTGCACCTATTACATACTAAGCAAATTCGAGGGAGCAGATTACGACACTCTCCACAAAACAGCTCACAG AATACTAGGACCAACGGCGCTTCTCCAGCTGGCGGAGAAGAAAGAGTCCCTGCCGAGTATCAACAGGCCGATGTACACCCAATCGATGCTGGGAACGATTGTTGTTTTCACCGGTTttagaaaaaaggaagaattG ACCAGACTGATAAACATGATTCACAACATGGGTGGCAGCATAAGGAAGGATATGGGAAACAAAGTGACACACCTTATTGCCAATTGCTGTGGGGGAGACAAATACAGGTATGCCATTACCTTTAGGATTCCAATTATGTCCTCGGATTGGGTGCTTGAACTTTGGAATGCGAGGGACGACGTTGCGAGCAGCAGTTCCAACGACAAACTG ATCGCAGATTACAAACTTAAGCCATTCTTTGGAGCAAAGGTGTGTTTCTTCGGTTTTCCCGACGACGAAAAGACGCACATGTACGAAGTGCTTCAGCAACAAGGCGGGGAACCGGCTGAAATCGACGATCCAAACTGCACGCATGTG GTCGTCGATGAATCCAACGTCAATTCGCTGCCTGACTTGGCCTCTGTGAGAGCCCACATAGTAAAGGCTGAATGGTTTTGGACCTCGGTCCAAAATGAAGGCGCCGCATATGAGAAAGATTACCTCTTCGAAGAT TATTTGGAGTCTGTAATGTCCCCGATGGCGATGGCGAGGAGGGACAGTCAGGCAGCAACGCCTAGAACCGCTTCGACGAAAAGAAAGCGCAAGAGAATGGCCGAAACTTTATGTAGTCTGGTACAAAACGGTGCTGATTCGCCGGCAGTTCATAAACGACGGTCGAGTATCAGTGACGCTGGTCATCTCAGCGTAAGCGGCAGCTTTCTTGACTGCACTTCGAGTCCCGACAAACAATTGGATG CAATTCCAGAGGTTGAAGCGGTGAGCACAGAAGCGGGAAGGAAAAATCTCTCGCCTAGGCATCAAGTTTTCCTTGAGCTAGTTACAACGGAGTCAAACTACGTGGGAATCCTCAGTACGATTATGACG CTGTTCAAAGAACCGCTTGAGGACTTGATAGAAATGAGCGGCGAATTGTTGAACAGCACCGAAGCGAAGATAATATTTGGCAACTTTCCACCGATTTACGAAGTGCATAAAAAGATGCTCGAGGAGCTCAGGTATAACGCTTCTCACTGGGCGGAAGACGTCAGCATAgggaatatatttttaaagtaCGCGCCTGACTTGGTCAAGGCATATCCGCCGTACGTTAATTTCTTCGAGAATACAAAGGAAATGCTCGATCAATGCGATCAGAACAAACCGCGCTTTCACGCCTTCCTCAAAATATGCCAAACCAAGCCCGAATGTGGCAGGCAGAGCCTTAAGGAACTTCTTATCAAGCCTGTTCAGAGGCTACCCAGTATTAGCTTATTGTTAAACG ATATTCTTAAGCACACAAGTAAAAGCAATCCTGACCACAGTGCGTTGGAATTGTCGATAAGTAGTATAAAAGAAGTAATGACTTATATAAACGAGGACAAGAGAAAAACGGAAGGGCAATTAGTGATGTTTGACATATTTAACGACATTGATAATTGCCCAGCTCATTTAGTATCTTCACATCGTTCTTTCATTGGCAAATGCGAAGTGATGGAATTGGGCGAAGGTTTGAGCGGGCGAGGCGATCATCTCGTCCTGTTCCTCTTCACCGACACTTTGGAAATATGCAAGAAACGCTCAAAAGCTTTCAATTCCCTGAAAAGTCCGAAGGAAGCCAATGGTCTTCATCCCACTAAACTTAGCCAAGGAAAACCGTACAAACATATAAGAATGCTCTCCCTTAGCACGATAAAAAAGGTCGTCGATATTCGCGAAACTGACG AATGTCAGAAGGTGTTCGCGCTGATGGTGAGAAGTAATCAAGAGTTGAaggagaaattattttcatttacgatAACTGACGAGGAAGTAAATAAAACTAATTATCTCAGAACACTCTGCCGGCAAATGGCTAATTCCGTTTGCAAAGCAGACGCA gaCACATTTTTAATCAGTTTGGATTCTCATCAGCTTGAAATTGACACGAGCGACGTAGCCTTAGGAACTTTAAGTAAAGCATTTAA GAGCCTATTTCATAACTTTTACCTGGAGTATATGGACCCGTATGTGTTCCTACTCAATAGCATGTGTGAAACCACGTTACATGTCCCACTGCC GTTTGCTTCACGTACAAGGATGAAAGTCGGAAGGGCATTTAGCTTTAACAAAACGCCGAGTAAATTGAAGAGGGCAATGTCGACGATGATGTCGCCGTTTGGATCGACCAACAGTCTCACGCCTGCCAGCCAACAACTTGCCCAGATGCGGTTAGCCAGCTGTAATAACATTAAC gAATTGGGTAACGGCGGATCAGGATCGCCGACGAGAGACGAAGTATTGGTAGCTCCTATGTCTGTGCAACCCACGAGAAAGGCGAAATGCAGTTCGCTCAGCATGGCGTCGTTGAGAAG AAACTGTTCAGAGGAAGTTGTTCAGGACAAGTCCGAGCTCTGA